From a single Papaver somniferum cultivar HN1 unplaced genomic scaffold, ASM357369v1 unplaced-scaffold_19, whole genome shotgun sequence genomic region:
- the LOC113338925 gene encoding protein DETOXIFICATION 33-like, which translates to MGTLEYWTVMVLLAFAGVLKNAEVKVDAAAICARVSNELGAGNAAAAKFSVWVTVSIALVTQTAFASLLLITRYDFPKLFTDDKIVMKEVSALAMYLCISILLCAILPVLSGMAIGAGWQAAVAYVNSISYYLIGLPVGIFMGLKLDWGLEGLWIGLQIGMGLQTIVLLIMFWRADWDKEVQISHDRVSEDVYLGKEEKFIN; encoded by the exons ATGGGGACA CTGGAGTATTGGACAGTTATGGTTTTGCTTGCATTTGCCGGAGTACTTAAAAATGCTGAAGTTAAAGTCGATGCTGCTGCTATTTG TGCAAGGGTCTCGAACGAATTGGGAGCGGGAAATGCAGCAGCTGCAAAATTCTCTGTTTGGGTTACAGTCTCAATTGCTCTAGTCACACAGACTGCTTTTGCTTCCCTACTTTTGATAACAAGATATGACTTCCCAAAACTCTTTACAGATGACAAGATTGTTATGAAAGAAGTTAGTGCATTAGCCATGTATTTATGCATCTCGATTTTACTCTGTGCCATCCTGCCCGTTTTATCAG GTATGGCCATTGGAGCTGGTTGGCAAGCTGCTGTAGCCTACGTAAATTCCATAAGCTACTATCTTATTGGGTTGCCTGTCGGCATCTTTATGGGATTGAAATTAGATTGGGGTCTAGAG GGACTTTGGATTGGACTACAAATTGGGATGGGACTTCAGACAATCGTTCTCTTAATTATGTTTTGGCGTGCCGACTGGGACAAAGAG GTGCAAATATCTCACGATAGAGTTTCAGAAGATGTATATTTAGGCAAGGAAGAAAAGTTTATCAACTAA
- the LOC113338371 gene encoding zinc finger MYM-type protein 1-like yields the protein MRSKIHGDAVKALEDLKNPSQHIERVVESYTSQQVAENRLRLRTSIDAVLWLTFQGYALRGRDESQGSLNRDSFLEMINILASYNKDVEAVLDKAPKNATYTSPQIQKEILHVIAAKVKKEIREEIGDRKFCLIVDEASDESKKKEKMAIVLRFVDKNGLIQERFFGLVHVSDTTALTLKQEIYSVLTENGLDVQNIRGQGYDGASNMRGEWHGLQALIMKDCPYAYYIHCLAHRLQLALVAEAKEVIPVDQFFIKLNMIINIVGASSKRKDELMIAQAANIKYMISIDEIETGSGLN from the coding sequence ATGCGCAGCAAAATTCATGGGGACGCAGTGAAAGCATTAGAGGACTTGAAGAATCCTTCTCAACATATAGAAAGAGTAGTTGAGAGTTATACTTCACAACAAGTTGCTGAAAATAGGTTGAGACTAAGAACCTCGATTGATGCAGTTTTATGGCTTACATTTCAAGGTTATGCATTAAGAGGTCGAGATGAAAGTCAAGGATCATTGAACCGTGATAGTTTTCTTGAAATGATCAATATATTAGCTTCTTATAATAAAGATGTTGAAGCTGTATTAGATAAAGCTCCAAAAAATGCTACTTACACTTCTCCGCAGATTCAAAAAGAGATTCTACATGTCATTGCGGCAAAGGTCAAAAAAGAAATTCGTGAAGAGATCGGTGATAGAAAATTTTGTCTTATCGTTGATGAAGCTAGTGATGaatccaaaaaaaaagagaaaatggcAATAGTGCTTAGGTTTGTTGACAAGAACGGGTTGATACAAGAGCGATTTTTTGGACTTGTTCATGTTTCAGATACAACCGCATTGACCTTAAAACAAGAGATATATTCAGTTTTAACTGAAAATGGTCTAGATGTTCAAAATATTCGAGGACAAGGATATGATGGAGCAAGTAATATGCGAGGTGAGTGGCATGGTTTGCAAGCTTTGATTATGAAAGATTGTCCATATGCTTATTATATTCATTGTTTAGCACATAGATTACAATTGGCATTGGTTGCTGAAGCAAAGGAAGTTATACCGGTTGATCAAtttttcatcaaattaaatatGATTATTAATATTGTTGGTGCTTCTTCTAAGCGCAAGGATGAATTAATGATTGCTCAAGCTGCTAATATTAAATATATGATATCTATCGATGAAATTGAGACGGGAAGCGGTTTAAATTAG
- the LOC113338926 gene encoding uncharacterized protein LOC113338926 — MFSSTCQVLLNVIQGGTKASQRSLAYGAYENMTTFDFVFILHVMKKTMEITDLLSQALQYQSQDIVNAINIDVPDFNSNYVPLIRGVGARHHSSTFTIMEHYRVDIFNAAIDAQLSELISRFNEETMELLILSRALDPREGKKSFKVDDICRLVNKFYPKDFTEQEKLHLKIQLRHYEHNVVSSEEFKKLRNISSLCEWLAKNGKSTTYSLIHRVIELVLTLPVSTATEERVFSAMKIIKTRLRSKMGDEFLGDSLIVLIEKEIAKKFSIDSMIDDFRDLKERRVMF, encoded by the exons ATGTTTAGTTCAACTTGTCAAGTTTTGCTTAACGTTATTCAAGGTGGTACTAAAGCTTCACAGCGATCACTAGCGTATGGGGCTTATGAAAACATGACTACTTTTGATTTTGTGTTCATCTTGCATGTCATGAAGAAAACCATGGAGATCACCGACTTACTCTCCCAGGCTTTGCAATACCAATCTCAGGACATTGTAAATGCTAT AAATATAGATGTTCCTGATTTCAATTCTAATTATGTTCCATTAATAAGAGGAGTAGGAGCTCGTCATCATTCTAGTACTTTTACGATTATGGAACACTATCGTGTGGATATCTTTAATGCTGCTATAGATGCTCAGTTATCAGAACTGATTAGCAGGTTCAACGAAGAAACGATGGAATTACTTATCCTTAGTAGAGCTTTGGATCCTCGTGAAGGGAAAAAATCATTTAAAGTTGATGATATTTGCAGATTGGTCAATAAGTTTTATCCAAAGGATTTCACGGAACAAGAGAAATTACACTTGAAGATACAACTTCGCCATTATGAGCATAATGTTGTCTCTTCTGAAGAGTTTAAGAAATTGAGGAATATATCTAGTTTGTGTGAATGGTTGGCGAAGAATGGAAAATCGACTACATATTCTCTTATACATAGAGTGATAGAACTTGTGCTTACCCTACCAGTTTCTACTGCAACAGAAGAGCGGGTTTTTTCAGCAATGAAGATTATCAAAACTAGACTTCGTAGTAAAATGGGTGATGAATTCCTTGGAGACTCTTTGATTGTGCTTATCGAAAAAGAAATTGCTAAGAAGTTTAGCATTGATTCAATGATTGATGATTTTCGAGATTTAAAAGAACGTCGAGTAATGTTTTGA